A genomic region of Methanocorpusculum vombati contains the following coding sequences:
- the queC gene encoding 7-cyano-7-deazaguanine synthase QueC, producing the protein MKKAVCLLSGGMDSTTLAYVAKDMGYEILALHMNYGQRTERKERECAKRIAEHLDAVDFVEISLDYFTKFGASSLTDMKIPVEEGTVGRADHPNTYVPFRNANLIAIATSYCEARDGDAVFIGVQSGDHIGYPDCTPQFIDAMQRVISIGTQTEKEIRLLTPFVSMNKTDILREGLRLGVPYEDTWSCYATEDSACGVCSSCLSRLKAFSDLGVADPIPYARR; encoded by the coding sequence ATGAAAAAGGCGGTGTGTCTGCTTTCGGGCGGGATGGATTCGACGACGCTTGCGTACGTTGCAAAGGATATGGGCTATGAGATTCTGGCGCTGCATATGAACTATGGCCAGCGGACGGAGAGGAAGGAACGGGAGTGTGCGAAGAGGATTGCAGAGCATCTGGATGCAGTGGATTTTGTGGAGATTTCGCTTGATTACTTTACGAAGTTTGGTGCAAGCAGTCTGACGGATATGAAAATTCCGGTGGAGGAGGGGACTGTGGGCAGAGCGGATCATCCGAATACGTATGTGCCGTTCCGGAATGCGAATCTGATTGCGATTGCGACGTCCTACTGTGAGGCACGCGACGGCGATGCGGTATTTATCGGGGTGCAGTCGGGCGATCACATCGGGTATCCGGACTGTACGCCGCAGTTTATTGATGCGATGCAGCGGGTGATCTCAATCGGGACGCAGACAGAGAAGGAGATCCGGCTTCTTACACCGTTTGTATCAATGAACAAGACCGATATTCTGCGTGAGGGGCTGCGGCTCGGTGTGCCGTATGAGGATACGTGGTCCTGTTATGCTACGGAGGATTCAGCCTGCGGTGTGTGCAGTTCGTGTCTGTCGCGGCTGAAGGCGTTTTCGGATCTGGGTGTTGCGGATCCGATTCCCTACGCCCGCCGCTGA
- a CDS encoding 7-carboxy-7-deazaguanine synthase QueE produces MSLQGEGLRQGMPCMFVRFAGCNLHCAWCDTRYSLNNSQGVETTAEEIMQAVIVSGMRYVCITGGEPLLQKEELVPLVAAIHEAGVFVDIETNGTIPFGEVQEYASVCMDVKCPSSGEMSDLSLLDSLRPEDSVKFVIGDEADYLYMVEVLAAHPDLRAPVCITPVFGTDAKWLIETIIAEKLPVRFQLQLHKVVNIP; encoded by the coding sequence GTGAGTTTACAAGGGGAGGGGCTGCGGCAGGGAATGCCCTGTATGTTTGTGCGGTTTGCGGGATGCAATCTCCACTGTGCGTGGTGCGATACGCGGTACTCGCTGAATAATTCGCAGGGCGTTGAGACGACCGCCGAGGAGATTATGCAGGCGGTGATTGTGTCAGGAATGCGGTATGTCTGCATTACGGGCGGTGAGCCGCTGCTGCAGAAAGAGGAGCTTGTTCCGCTGGTTGCGGCGATTCATGAGGCGGGGGTCTTTGTGGATATTGAGACGAACGGCACCATTCCGTTTGGGGAGGTGCAGGAGTATGCGTCCGTCTGTATGGATGTAAAGTGTCCGTCGTCGGGGGAGATGAGCGATCTGTCCCTGCTGGACTCGCTGCGCCCGGAGGATTCGGTGAAGTTTGTGATCGGGGACGAGGCAGATTATCTCTATATGGTTGAGGTTCTGGCGGCACATCCGGATCTTCGTGCGCCGGTCTGCATCACGCCCGTGTTCGGGACGGATGCAAAGTGGCTGATTGAGACGATTATTGCGGAGAAACTGCCGGTCAGATTCCAGCTGCAGCTGCATAAAGTGGTGAATATTCCATGA
- a CDS encoding FkbM family methyltransferase yields the protein MGEGPYETESVQLHKDDIVIDCGANMGIFSMLAVKRGAKTVYAFDPQERALRLLNANITSNNCEGKIIPVPYGLSDKKCTLSFVEDNDNIGGSRISREGDTATTTIECTTLDDWVAENNIPRIDFIKADIEGAERDMLRGAGNTIKRDHPRLAICTYHLPDDPEVLRDIILSIDPSYHIDQRAKKLYAW from the coding sequence GTGGGAGAAGGCCCTTATGAAACTGAATCCGTCCAGCTACACAAAGACGACATCGTCATTGACTGCGGTGCGAACATGGGCATCTTCTCTATGCTTGCGGTGAAACGCGGAGCAAAAACCGTGTATGCATTCGACCCACAGGAACGTGCATTACGTCTTCTGAACGCAAACATCACCTCCAACAACTGTGAGGGGAAAATTATTCCTGTCCCATACGGACTCTCGGACAAAAAATGTACCCTTTCTTTTGTGGAAGACAATGATAACATTGGCGGAAGCCGCATCTCCCGTGAAGGCGACACCGCAACCACCACCATTGAATGTACCACGCTCGACGACTGGGTTGCCGAGAACAATATTCCCCGCATCGACTTCATCAAAGCGGACATCGAAGGTGCCGAACGAGACATGTTACGCGGTGCCGGAAACACCATCAAACGTGACCATCCGCGGCTCGCCATCTGTACCTATCACCTTCCCGACGATCCCGAAGTCCTCCGCGACATTATTCTCAGTATCGATCCCTCCTATCACATTGACCAGCGTGCCAAGAAGCTGTACGCCTGGTAA
- a CDS encoding 6-carboxytetrahydropterin synthase: protein MSTRIFKETHFDASHRLMHYEGKCSRLHGHRWEVEVWMEGTIDATSKILLDYNIIKQVVEVYDHQVILNKDDPMVKALSPFQLPVLTDGDPTSELLAEDIRARLNRFCGEAGVDARVTRVRVWESDGCYAEVDAE from the coding sequence ATGAGTACCCGGATCTTTAAGGAAACACACTTTGATGCGTCCCACCGGCTGATGCATTACGAGGGGAAATGTTCCCGGCTGCATGGTCATCGCTGGGAGGTCGAGGTCTGGATGGAGGGAACGATCGATGCGACGTCGAAGATTCTTCTGGACTATAATATTATCAAGCAGGTGGTGGAGGTGTATGATCATCAGGTAATCTTGAACAAGGATGACCCGATGGTCAAAGCCCTGTCCCCGTTCCAGCTGCCGGTGCTGACGGACGGCGATCCGACCAGTGAACTGCTTGCCGAGGACATCCGGGCGCGGCTGAACCGGTTCTGCGGGGAAGCGGGCGTGGATGCCCGAGTGACGCGGGTACGGGTCTGGGAGTCGGACGGCTGTTATGCAGAGGTGGATGCTGAGTGA
- a CDS encoding NUDIX hydrolase, with amino-acid sequence MPILYDTPRLKIETKPVHLPNGRDREYLFVQPVSAVCILPTDAHSVYLIRQYRAVIDAYIYEVPAGGMEADDCDPIETARRELAEEARFSAGELIPRGFVYSSPGFCTEKLWLFEARDLSPCEEFARDEDEIIEVVRVAKKDAVAMMKDGRICDAKTIALLTRCLY; translated from the coding sequence ATGCCGATTCTGTATGATACTCCGCGCCTGAAGATCGAAACAAAGCCGGTACACCTCCCGAACGGCCGCGACCGTGAGTATTTGTTTGTGCAGCCGGTGTCTGCGGTGTGTATTCTGCCGACCGATGCGCATTCGGTGTATCTGATCCGTCAGTACCGGGCGGTAATTGATGCATATATCTATGAGGTTCCGGCAGGCGGTATGGAGGCAGACGACTGCGATCCGATCGAGACGGCACGGCGCGAGCTTGCGGAGGAGGCACGGTTTTCTGCCGGTGAGCTGATCCCGCGGGGGTTTGTGTACTCGTCGCCGGGATTTTGTACGGAGAAGCTGTGGCTGTTTGAGGCGCGGGATCTTTCTCCCTGTGAGGAGTTCGCCCGTGACGAGGATGAGATTATTGAGGTGGTGCGTGTGGCGAAAAAAGATGCGGTTGCGATGATGAAGGATGGACGGATCTGCGATGCGAAGACGATTGCGCTGCTGACGCGGTGTCTGTACTGA
- a CDS encoding 2-hydroxyacid dehydrogenase: MHIVLLEPIGVPDTCIQELAADLISAGHRLTCYPTRTTDPQELGRRSRDADIIIIANTPYPAEAIRQADRLKMIAVAFTGIDHIDTAACTSRGITICNAANYANQPVAELSIGLTIALLRSISAADTAARTGNTSAAFTGREIAGRTVGIIGTGRIGLAAARLFSAFGAKILAFSRSESEAAHALGITYVPLDTLLWESDIISLHVPATPETHHLINAERLALMKPSAILINCARGSVVDNAALARALTKGTIAGAGIDVFDTEPPLPQDYPLLAAPNTILTPHIGFLSEESMRRRAEIVFQNITAYLSGSPENVCRR; the protein is encoded by the coding sequence ATGCACATCGTCCTCCTTGAACCAATCGGTGTCCCGGACACCTGTATACAGGAACTCGCCGCTGACCTCATCAGCGCCGGACACCGCCTCACCTGCTATCCGACCCGCACAACCGACCCGCAGGAACTTGGCCGGAGATCCCGCGACGCGGACATTATCATCATTGCAAACACCCCGTATCCCGCAGAAGCCATCCGGCAGGCAGACCGCCTCAAAATGATCGCCGTAGCCTTCACCGGCATCGATCACATCGACACCGCAGCATGCACATCCCGCGGCATCACCATCTGCAACGCCGCAAACTACGCAAACCAGCCCGTCGCAGAACTCTCTATCGGCCTTACGATAGCCCTGCTGCGCAGCATCTCCGCCGCAGACACCGCCGCCCGCACCGGAAACACCTCCGCTGCCTTCACCGGCCGTGAAATTGCCGGACGAACCGTCGGCATCATCGGAACCGGCCGCATCGGCCTTGCCGCCGCCCGCCTCTTTTCCGCATTCGGAGCAAAGATCCTCGCATTCTCCCGCAGCGAATCAGAGGCGGCACATGCCCTTGGCATCACCTATGTCCCGCTTGACACCCTCCTGTGGGAAAGTGACATCATCTCCCTGCACGTCCCCGCAACCCCTGAAACACATCATCTGATCAACGCCGAACGGCTCGCGCTCATGAAACCGTCTGCGATCCTCATCAACTGTGCACGGGGATCGGTTGTGGACAACGCCGCCCTCGCTCGTGCCCTTACCAAAGGAACTATTGCCGGAGCGGGCATCGACGTCTTCGACACTGAACCGCCGCTGCCGCAGGACTACCCCCTGCTTGCCGCACCAAACACCATCCTCACCCCGCATATAGGATTCCTCTCCGAAGAGTCCATGCGCCGGAGAGCAGAGATCGTTTTCCAAAACATCACTGCCTACCTCAGCGGCAGCCCGGAAAACGTATGCAGACGGTAA